TttataataacaatgttCACCATAAATtggatcatcaataatcGTGGGTCTATTATGTCgaatgtttatttgttgaaaaaatttttttggcccatcattcataaaatgattgaataaacGAAACGCAACAAGTGATCCATATATGATAGCCAATATAAACGATACGATAGTCGCTCTAAATGATccaaatggaaataaaaataatggtgTAAAAACCctaaatgatggaaaaaacaaaataatggtaaaaacttctgtcaacaacaacatatgaTACTTACATGATgagtgaatgatgatgatgatgattcggatttttctgttcaaaatcaaaataaaaatcaacttGAAACTTGGTAAACAAAATCAAGGCTAATCACATATTGCATATCAGCGACAactgattgatttgataaaccattttcatcaacaaaaatgcaaaaatcttttgaattttaattttgtagaaactaaaaataaaaataaattcattagaTCACAGAAAATTCTAAGCAATCAGGTCAAAATATTATATTCAGATTTTTCAGCCTTTGATAAAATCTTTTGATTTGtactaaaaaattttttcgtttggtttTCTTGAGAATAATGCTAAATACACTGGTTATTCtacttgtttttgtttttgtgaaatttttttccgtatGGTATTCAATCGTGATTGTTtgatatgttgttgttctacatctgttgtcgttttcatcatcatcgttgctGTCGTCatagtcatttttttaaaattgtcaggttgttgttgttgttgtttatcaattttttgtgatttataatctttttcttttgatgatgatgataatttttttgaaatttctgTACAACAAATTGAGTCAAATAATTGTTCATcagtttttgatgattgttgttcttcttgttgaaaaatacatctgatcattgaataattaacacgatgatagtgatgaaaacattcatatgaacaaaattgCCATAATGAACCACGCATTTTAAGAAATTTTTGTGAACATTTCAGACatttttcatcgataataTCACGCTCAAATCTAGTATCACATGTATATTTCCGAAAACGAATCGGTAATGGATGGAATGTTGagattgattttaattttttcattcgaataaaacatttcaatgaacaataatGTTTAATTTCCAGTGGTGATGATTTACATTCAGCATTGAATTGCATTATCGATATCATATCTGAATGTGATTTGGATGCCAGTGAACATTGTTCACAATCGACATTAAATCCATAATCATGACGAAATTTTTGATAACACCTTGGTGAACACACAGGATACCAAGTCCATAAACAACGTATTAAATAATAAcgaaattgatcatcataattgccGTGATCAATAGTGATACGACGATAACAAACGGaacaatcataatgattttgtcgagccatttgtttttgtttgaaataaaataatttacaaTATTTTGTACAGAATACTAggttttgtttatcaaaaaattgatcatctgGATATGAAATATCGATAGTTAATTCTTGAAAACATGTTGTACATTTAGGTGGATGTTCAGTGGATTTACCACTCCATGATCGTATactgatttcattttgatgtttgTGACAAAAATACAAGGTTCTAGTTTCATTATTTGAGTATTTCATTCgtaatgatttgattgtatCGCCTAAATCTTCCAATAATTCAATCTGGCATATATGACATCGACGATTTGATTCAAGATATcgttgataatgttgttgattatgaaatgTTTCCAGATAATCTTGACCTAAATCTTCAGGATGATAAAATGTCAGTGTATAGCTACAGGTTTGCCAATCTAATGGTGAATCCTTTAAAAGTGTTGTGGCCGGGTCAGATTGGCGATAACAAAATGTACATCGGCCATTATTTCGAACATTGGCAGTCAAACATCggattgaacaaaaatctttgaattgaaattgaaaaaattcttgctGCGTTTGACCGAATCGATAATAGTATTTACATGTCcaacatttaaaaatgaaacgataTTTAGATGGAACGATTCGAGGATTTTCTTCCTTTACACCCAACACttgatattgaaaatcttttaaTGACATGGCTGACTCAAGAAGTGGATCTAATGTAAGGGCAGCATTACGAAATTTATTAGTTTTAGCTGAATCTATTGATTGAacgattgaatcaaattcatcatctattGCTTGATTCActtcgtcatcgtcatcgtcatcatcatcatccatatcttgatcatcatcttctgatttcaaatttttcatttgatgatactCCAACATAGCGAACATGGCTTCTTGGTAttcatgaataaattttgcCTTATTTATATTTGCCGATCCATATGCTGCGTTGAGAATTTTGGgtccaatttttttgaaaaatgtatacaattttggtttttgttcaaaatccTCAAACATTTCTTGTAATGATACATTTTCCATTCGATGtatgaaacgaaaataat
This is a stretch of genomic DNA from Dermatophagoides farinae isolate YC_2012a chromosome 2, ASM2471394v1, whole genome shotgun sequence. It encodes these proteins:
- the LOC124499505 gene encoding uncharacterized protein LOC124499505; protein product: MIKSKIRQKTSSASSSVRSGSLSRKKFHKHSFTPSNDYGLVISNEIDVITTTENEDDSRSDLATINTDDDDEKLLIIENNDNDEYYPDYEFQLLFDRLKERIQSEKVRKRKIDSVADKIGKDFSKSKNIIREKLLHEISSGCKIEKSDDDKDSKITTGIPSLIIFEYLKIPCGFSYTAINPNYFRFIHRMENVSLQEMFEDFEQKPKLYTFFKKIGPKILNAAYGSANINKAKFIHEYQEAMFAMLEYHQMKNLKSEDDDQDMDDDDDDDDDEVNQAIDDEFDSIVQSIDSAKTNKFRNAALTLDPLLESAMSLKDFQYQVLGVKEENPRIVPSKYRFIFKCWTCKYYYRFGQTQQEFFQFQFKDFCSIRCLTANVRNNGRCTFCYRQSDPATTLLKDSPLDWQTCSYTLTFYHPEDLGQDYLETFHNQQHYQRYLESNRRCHICQIELLEDLGDTIKSLRMKYSNNETRTLYFCHKHQNEISIRSWSGKSTEHPPKCTTCFQELTIDISYPDDQFFDKQNLVFCTKYCKLFYFKQKQMARQNHYDCSVCYRRITIDHGNYDDQFRYYLIRCLWTWYPVCSPRCYQKFRHDYGFNVDCEQCSLASKSHSDMISIMQFNAECKSSPLEIKHYCSLKCFIRMKKLKSISTFHPLPIRFRKYTCDTRFERDIIDEKCLKCSQKFLKMRGSLWQFCSYECFHHYHRVNYSMIRCIFQQEEQQSSKTDEQLFDSICCTEISKKLSSSSKEKDYKSQKIDKQQQQQPDNFKKMTMTTATMMMKTTTDVEQQHIKQSRLNTIRKKISQKQKQVE